From Coffea arabica cultivar ET-39 chromosome 2e, Coffea Arabica ET-39 HiFi, whole genome shotgun sequence, the proteins below share one genomic window:
- the LOC140036584 gene encoding protein DA1-related 2-like isoform X3 yields MSSSSINHLSQPCIYERKSRFMKWLSKLFKGGSSSRGVTSGHQPQFLGDENMVWRAPVRSLDDRSRANKEKEELDRAIALSLAEDLKRPQGYRWRSDHDEDLGSSLHGNLSSAYPPYAPREYYPRSYLICSGCNREIGTGNYLGCMGTFFHPDCFRCHACGSPITEFEFSLSGGYSYHKSCFKELAHPKCEVCHQFIPTNGAGLIEYRCHPFWSQKYCPSHEYDKTPRCCSCERLESRSARYISLGDGRSLCLECMESAIMDTGDCQPLYHAIRDYFEGMNMRIDQQIPMLLVERQALNEAIEGEKQGFHHMPETRGLCLSEEQTVTSILRRPRFGGHSLVGMTRQPQKLTRKCEVTAILVLYGLPRLLTGAILAHELMHAWLRLKGYRNLNPQVEEGICQVLSHLWLESEVMPEFRNMPSTSAASSSSSSTWSSSKKGGKSHIESKLGEFFMHQIANDASPAYGEGFRAANAAVKKYGLRRTLDHIRENRSFPE; encoded by the exons ATGTCTTCTTCCAGTATCAACCACCTCTCCCAGCCTTGTATATATG AGAGGAAGTCAAGGTTTATGAAATGGCTGAGTAAGCTATTTAAGGGGGGGAGTTCGAGCAGGGGTGTCACAAGTGGACACCAACCTCAGTTTCTAGGGGACGAAAATATGGTTTGGCGTGCTCCTGTTAGATCCTTG GATGATCGCTCTCGAGctaataaagaaaaagaggagttAGACCGAGCAATTGCACTTTCTCTTGCTGAAGATTTAAAAAGGCCGCAAg GATACCGGTGGCGATCAGACCACGATGAAGATCTGGGGAGCTCACTTCATGGGAACCTAAGTTCGGCATACCCTCCCTATGCTCCCAGAGAATATTATCCAAGATCATATCT AATCTGTAGTGGTTGCAACCGTGAAATTGGCACTGGTAATTATTTGGGATGCATGGGGACATTTTTTCATCCAGATTGCTTCCGATGTCATGCTTGTGGATCCccaattactgaatttgag TTTTCTTTGTCAGGTGGTTATTCATACCATAAATCTTGCTTCAAAGAGCTGGCTCATCCCAAATGTGAAGTCTGCCACCAATTT ATTCCAACAAATGGAGCTGGTTTGATTGAGTATAGGTGCCACCCCTTCTGGTCTCAGAAATACTGCCCCTCACACGAGTATGACAAGACGCCTCGATGCTGCAGTTGTGAAAGACTGGAG TCGCGCAGTGCAAGATACATATCACTAGGAGATGGACGTAGTTTATGCTTAGAATGCATGGAATCTGCCATTATGGATACCGGTGACTGCCAGCCACTTTATCATGCCATTAGAGATTACTTTGAAGGAATGAACATGAGAATTGATCAGCAAATCCCCATGCTTCTTGTTGAAAGACAAGCTCTTAATGAAGCTATTGAAGGCGAGAAACAA GGTTTCCACCACATGCCTGAAACTAGGGGTTTATGCCTTTCTGAAGAGCAGACTGTTACCAGT ATTTTGAGAAGACCAAGGTTTGGAGGTCACAGTTTGGTAGGGATGACAAGACAACCTCAGAAATTAACTCGGAAATGTGAAGTAACAGCTATTCTGGTTCTGTATGGCCTTCCAAG ATTATTAACTGGTGCCATTCTGGCTCATGAATTGATGCATGCCTGGTTGCGTCTAAAAG GTTACCGTAATCTGAATCCTCAGGTGGAAGAAGGTATCTGTCAAGTGCTTTCGCATTTGTGGCTGGAGTCTGAAGTTATGCCCGAATTCAGAAACATGCCATCCACATCAGCAGCTTCATCATCCTCATCGTCAACTTGGTCATCATCTAAGAAAGGGGGAAAATCACACATAGAAAGCAAGCTGGGCGAGTTTTTTATGCATCAGATAGCAAACGATGCTTCGCCAGCATATGGAGAAGGATTTAGAGCTGCTAATGCTGCTGTAAAGAAATATGGTTTACGCCGTACCTTGGACCACATCCGCGAAAACAGAA
- the LOC140036584 gene encoding protein DA1-related 2-like isoform X1 codes for MSSSSINHLSQPCIYAGLSSYAERKSRFMKWLSKLFKGGSSSRGVTSGHQPQFLGDENMVWRAPVRSLDDRSRANKEKEELDRAIALSLAEDLKRPQGYRWRSDHDEDLGSSLHGNLSSAYPPYAPREYYPRSYLICSGCNREIGTGNYLGCMGTFFHPDCFRCHACGSPITEFEFSLSGGYSYHKSCFKELAHPKCEVCHQFIPTNGAGLIEYRCHPFWSQKYCPSHEYDKTPRCCSCERLESRSARYISLGDGRSLCLECMESAIMDTGDCQPLYHAIRDYFEGMNMRIDQQIPMLLVERQALNEAIEGEKQGFHHMPETRGLCLSEEQTVTSILRRPRFGGHSLVGMTRQPQKLTRKCEVTAILVLYGLPRLLTGAILAHELMHAWLRLKGYRNLNPQVEEGICQVLSHLWLESEVMPEFRNMPSTSAASSSSSSTWSSSKKGGKSHIESKLGEFFMHQIANDASPAYGEGFRAANAAVKKYGLRRTLDHIRENRSFPE; via the exons ATGTCTTCTTCCAGTATCAACCACCTCTCCCAGCCTTGTATATATG CAGGGCTTTCTTCATATGCAGAGAGGAAGTCAAGGTTTATGAAATGGCTGAGTAAGCTATTTAAGGGGGGGAGTTCGAGCAGGGGTGTCACAAGTGGACACCAACCTCAGTTTCTAGGGGACGAAAATATGGTTTGGCGTGCTCCTGTTAGATCCTTG GATGATCGCTCTCGAGctaataaagaaaaagaggagttAGACCGAGCAATTGCACTTTCTCTTGCTGAAGATTTAAAAAGGCCGCAAg GATACCGGTGGCGATCAGACCACGATGAAGATCTGGGGAGCTCACTTCATGGGAACCTAAGTTCGGCATACCCTCCCTATGCTCCCAGAGAATATTATCCAAGATCATATCT AATCTGTAGTGGTTGCAACCGTGAAATTGGCACTGGTAATTATTTGGGATGCATGGGGACATTTTTTCATCCAGATTGCTTCCGATGTCATGCTTGTGGATCCccaattactgaatttgag TTTTCTTTGTCAGGTGGTTATTCATACCATAAATCTTGCTTCAAAGAGCTGGCTCATCCCAAATGTGAAGTCTGCCACCAATTT ATTCCAACAAATGGAGCTGGTTTGATTGAGTATAGGTGCCACCCCTTCTGGTCTCAGAAATACTGCCCCTCACACGAGTATGACAAGACGCCTCGATGCTGCAGTTGTGAAAGACTGGAG TCGCGCAGTGCAAGATACATATCACTAGGAGATGGACGTAGTTTATGCTTAGAATGCATGGAATCTGCCATTATGGATACCGGTGACTGCCAGCCACTTTATCATGCCATTAGAGATTACTTTGAAGGAATGAACATGAGAATTGATCAGCAAATCCCCATGCTTCTTGTTGAAAGACAAGCTCTTAATGAAGCTATTGAAGGCGAGAAACAA GGTTTCCACCACATGCCTGAAACTAGGGGTTTATGCCTTTCTGAAGAGCAGACTGTTACCAGT ATTTTGAGAAGACCAAGGTTTGGAGGTCACAGTTTGGTAGGGATGACAAGACAACCTCAGAAATTAACTCGGAAATGTGAAGTAACAGCTATTCTGGTTCTGTATGGCCTTCCAAG ATTATTAACTGGTGCCATTCTGGCTCATGAATTGATGCATGCCTGGTTGCGTCTAAAAG GTTACCGTAATCTGAATCCTCAGGTGGAAGAAGGTATCTGTCAAGTGCTTTCGCATTTGTGGCTGGAGTCTGAAGTTATGCCCGAATTCAGAAACATGCCATCCACATCAGCAGCTTCATCATCCTCATCGTCAACTTGGTCATCATCTAAGAAAGGGGGAAAATCACACATAGAAAGCAAGCTGGGCGAGTTTTTTATGCATCAGATAGCAAACGATGCTTCGCCAGCATATGGAGAAGGATTTAGAGCTGCTAATGCTGCTGTAAAGAAATATGGTTTACGCCGTACCTTGGACCACATCCGCGAAAACAGAA
- the LOC140036584 gene encoding protein DA1-related 2-like isoform X2: MSSSSINHLSQPCIYGLSSYAERKSRFMKWLSKLFKGGSSSRGVTSGHQPQFLGDENMVWRAPVRSLDDRSRANKEKEELDRAIALSLAEDLKRPQGYRWRSDHDEDLGSSLHGNLSSAYPPYAPREYYPRSYLICSGCNREIGTGNYLGCMGTFFHPDCFRCHACGSPITEFEFSLSGGYSYHKSCFKELAHPKCEVCHQFIPTNGAGLIEYRCHPFWSQKYCPSHEYDKTPRCCSCERLESRSARYISLGDGRSLCLECMESAIMDTGDCQPLYHAIRDYFEGMNMRIDQQIPMLLVERQALNEAIEGEKQGFHHMPETRGLCLSEEQTVTSILRRPRFGGHSLVGMTRQPQKLTRKCEVTAILVLYGLPRLLTGAILAHELMHAWLRLKGYRNLNPQVEEGICQVLSHLWLESEVMPEFRNMPSTSAASSSSSSTWSSSKKGGKSHIESKLGEFFMHQIANDASPAYGEGFRAANAAVKKYGLRRTLDHIRENRSFPE, from the exons ATGTCTTCTTCCAGTATCAACCACCTCTCCCAGCCTTGTATATATG GGCTTTCTTCATATGCAGAGAGGAAGTCAAGGTTTATGAAATGGCTGAGTAAGCTATTTAAGGGGGGGAGTTCGAGCAGGGGTGTCACAAGTGGACACCAACCTCAGTTTCTAGGGGACGAAAATATGGTTTGGCGTGCTCCTGTTAGATCCTTG GATGATCGCTCTCGAGctaataaagaaaaagaggagttAGACCGAGCAATTGCACTTTCTCTTGCTGAAGATTTAAAAAGGCCGCAAg GATACCGGTGGCGATCAGACCACGATGAAGATCTGGGGAGCTCACTTCATGGGAACCTAAGTTCGGCATACCCTCCCTATGCTCCCAGAGAATATTATCCAAGATCATATCT AATCTGTAGTGGTTGCAACCGTGAAATTGGCACTGGTAATTATTTGGGATGCATGGGGACATTTTTTCATCCAGATTGCTTCCGATGTCATGCTTGTGGATCCccaattactgaatttgag TTTTCTTTGTCAGGTGGTTATTCATACCATAAATCTTGCTTCAAAGAGCTGGCTCATCCCAAATGTGAAGTCTGCCACCAATTT ATTCCAACAAATGGAGCTGGTTTGATTGAGTATAGGTGCCACCCCTTCTGGTCTCAGAAATACTGCCCCTCACACGAGTATGACAAGACGCCTCGATGCTGCAGTTGTGAAAGACTGGAG TCGCGCAGTGCAAGATACATATCACTAGGAGATGGACGTAGTTTATGCTTAGAATGCATGGAATCTGCCATTATGGATACCGGTGACTGCCAGCCACTTTATCATGCCATTAGAGATTACTTTGAAGGAATGAACATGAGAATTGATCAGCAAATCCCCATGCTTCTTGTTGAAAGACAAGCTCTTAATGAAGCTATTGAAGGCGAGAAACAA GGTTTCCACCACATGCCTGAAACTAGGGGTTTATGCCTTTCTGAAGAGCAGACTGTTACCAGT ATTTTGAGAAGACCAAGGTTTGGAGGTCACAGTTTGGTAGGGATGACAAGACAACCTCAGAAATTAACTCGGAAATGTGAAGTAACAGCTATTCTGGTTCTGTATGGCCTTCCAAG ATTATTAACTGGTGCCATTCTGGCTCATGAATTGATGCATGCCTGGTTGCGTCTAAAAG GTTACCGTAATCTGAATCCTCAGGTGGAAGAAGGTATCTGTCAAGTGCTTTCGCATTTGTGGCTGGAGTCTGAAGTTATGCCCGAATTCAGAAACATGCCATCCACATCAGCAGCTTCATCATCCTCATCGTCAACTTGGTCATCATCTAAGAAAGGGGGAAAATCACACATAGAAAGCAAGCTGGGCGAGTTTTTTATGCATCAGATAGCAAACGATGCTTCGCCAGCATATGGAGAAGGATTTAGAGCTGCTAATGCTGCTGTAAAGAAATATGGTTTACGCCGTACCTTGGACCACATCCGCGAAAACAGAA